GTGGACGCCCTGTGTCTGCGAGTTCAGCATGTTTAAATCCAAGCTCATTTAAGTCCAACCCATCTACAAAAACATCTACAAACTGTACAGGATTGTCATCCTCAATATACTCATCTATCCTTTCTGGGAACAATACCACCTGTTTTCTATCAATACCTTTAATGTATTTCATGGCAACCTTCTCCAGTATCTCTTCATTCGTTTGTAATCACAAGATAAACTGTTTTACCCAGGTACTCCTTAAGGCAGTCTACTTTGGCACCAGTGCCAAAGGGCGTGACTTTCTTTCGCATAAAACCTACAATCCCATTTATTTTCAACTCTGTTTGCATTACTGGTTTTACTCTTTCCATATATATTTAATATATATTTATGGTATAAATAGTTTTGGATAAAAACACGTTGTCAGATAATTAATTAAATGGAGTTTTCACACAGTCTGACGTGCTTTAGCCGTGGGTGACTGACTGAGGATTACTCTATTTGCCGCAATCTGTCCATGACCCTCGTCAAATATAACCTCAACCCAGTTTATTCTTGAAATATCAAATTCATCCTTTATGCCGCGTATTATTCTGTCTGAAAAGTACAGGCACATGTCTTCAGTATTCAGAGAGCTAATAGGGAGTTGCATCACATCTTCCTCTGGTAAAGAGTATGTCTTTCCGTTAACTGAAACTTTTACAGAGTTACTGTTTTTTTCCACATGCATGATATTTTCTGGATATTGTGCCAGAAGCACTTTTCCGTCCAGTTCATTGCATATTTCCAGAATCATATATTTTAATTTGTAAAGGTGCAAAACTCTTCTTTTAGAAGATAGACTACCATCAATTACAACACTTACTTTATGGAAGTGTGGATGCAAACGGCTGCATTTACCATTTCCAGGCACAAGGTGACATGCTTCAAAAACTACCTTCGCTTCTGCACCATCAATTTTTATCTTCATTATTTACACCTCTAATATGCTATGTTTCAATTTTAAAAATGTACAAAGTTTCAAACACATTATAAGCATAAAAAATTTTTGTTTTTATTTAACGATATTGTTGACAAAATGTTATAATCTGGCTACAGATGTAAACAGAAGGATATACCAAATATATGTTATTTATAATTTCAGGCAGGTAAGACTGTTTTTCTATGCTGTATCATTTGAAAATACTGCTTCTGCCTTGCCTTGAAAATCATGTTTTGAGGATAGGAAGTCATTTTCTGTAATATGTATGTCCTGCAGTATGTGGTGCTCTTTATCTTTTGTAACTGTACATACTCTCTCAGCAAGTGTAATGGCATCCTGAAAATCGTGAGTAACAAGGATTGTTGGTATTGATATTTTATTGAGGATGGTTTTAACTTCATCTCTTATTTTTCTCTTTGATTCTGGGTCCTGGGAAGAGAAGGGTTCATCTAATAGAAAAATCTCTGGTTTGGCCACCAGCGCTCTGGCTAAAGCTACACGCTGCTGCTGTCCGCCTGAAATTTCACCAGGTAAATAAGAACTGAAATCTTCAAGTTTGAAGGTTTGCATCATATTATTGACTTCCTTTTTTATCTTAACTGCAGGGTAGCCTTTCACCTTTAATCCAAAGGCTATATTTTCATATACACTCATATGGGGGAAGAGTGCAAGTTCCTGGAATACATAGCTTATATTACGTCTCTGGGGTGGGAGGTTTATATTCGATTTCGAGTTGAAAATTACAGTGTTATCGAGGTTGATATAACCTTCATCCGGTGTAATAAGGCCAGCAATCGCCTTTAATATGGTTGTTTTGCCAAACCCATTTTCTCCCAGAATTGCAAGAATTCCATTTTGCATTTTGAGCCTTATCTTTAGCTCAAACTTCGGGAGATGTTTAAATATATGCATATCAAGCATTTGAATCACTCCTTTTGCTACTTCTTTTGCTGATTGCTTCGAATGCAATTAGAATCACTAAAGATAGTATGATTAACAAAGCTGCAACTACCATGGCTTTGTTGAAACTCACCTGCAGAGCAGAATATACAGCCAGTGGCATTGTCTGCGTCCTGCCCACAAAATTCCCTGCAAACATTATGGTTGCACCAAATTCACCCATTGCACGAGACCAGCTCATAACAGCTCCTGCTAAAGTGGCATTTCTTGCCAGTGGAAAAGAAATCTTCAAAAAAGTGTAAAGTTCGGAAGCACCCAGTGTAAAGGCGGCTCCTTCAAGGTTTCTGTTTACACTTGCATAGCCAGCACGTACAGGGTTGACATATAGAGGTAGTGCTACAAAGGTCTGGGCAATAACCACAGCAGCGGTGGTGAAAGGTAGAGTTATGCCAAACTCTGCAAGATACCTACCCAGAAGACCAGTTCTGCCGAAGGCGGCGAGAAGAGCAATACCAGCCACAGCAGGCGGAAGAACCATTTCCAGGCCGAGGAAAAGGTCAAGTACTCTGGAAAAGGCAGAATTGGTTCTTGCCAGATAGTAGGCCAAAGGGGTGCCGAGTATAAAAATTATCAGCGTTGATAGAGTGGCAGTTATCAGGCTGAGTTTAATTGCAGCCACAGTGTCATGGCTTAGCAGTAGCGCTGGTGGTGCATGGAAGGCATTTATTAGCACTGAAATAATCGGAAAGAAAATGAAGGCTGCCACTATCACGCCGGCAAGGGTGCATATTGCTGCAAATAGCTTCATTTTTCGGCCTCAAATCCATATTTCTTCAATATCTTTCTTCCTTCAGGAGATAGAATAAAGTTGATAAACTTCCTGGCATCTTTCTGATTTTTAGAGCCTGTGAGTATACCAATATAGTATTTCGGGGAAACTCCACCGCCATTTTCTGGAAGCTCTATTACCTTAACTTTGCCATTTGCAGTTAGAGCATCTGAAGAATATACGAAGCCTGCGTCTGCCTCATCCATAACAACTTTTGTCAGGACACCTTTGACATCAATACCCTCGGACACCACATGGGAAAGAACCTGGTTTGCAAAGCCATTACCATATATTGAGTCCAGATTTAAAAGTGCCTTTCTTGTATATATCCCAACAGGTACACCTCTGTTGGCAATCACAAGCTTTACATTTCTGCGCAGGTCAGCAACGCTTGTTATGTTGGCAGGATTTGTTTTAGGTACTACAAGCACAAGCTTGTTTCTTGTAAAGGCAATACTCTTATTCACATAACCTCGCTTTATTAAGTCGGTCATATACTTCTCGTTGGCTGAGGCATACACATCTGCATAGGCACCATGTTCTATGTCAATAGCAAGTGTATTTGACCCTGCGAAGTCAGGCTCCACTTTTATATGGTACTTTGCTTTAAAATCATGGGAAAGCTCCTGAAATGCTTCAGTAAGGCTTGCAGCAGCAAGGACAGTTATGCTGTCCTCTTTGTTATTAGTTGTGCATCCTGAAGTGAGAAGTGGAATAGTAAGTAAGGTTAATATAATAAGTGCTTTCATGATAAGGCTGATATAACTCCCCCGGTGAACTATTCTGCCAGAGTTCCATGCTTTTTCAGTATTAATCCTTGTTTTCATCTCTGTTCCTCCTGTATTTTCACAAAAATTTAAATACATTCTCCAAATAAAAATCTTCCGATAGAATTTAACGTATATGTTAACAAAACGGCGAGATATTTTATTTATGTGAATATTTATGTACACATAAAGTTATCCTGCCATTTTATATTCCGTTTTCTGCTTTCTTTAGAGTATCCAGCACCGTGTGATGTATTTATCGATTTCAGCTTTTCCATAAAATGCCACCTGTCTCATTTGTTTATTCTATTCAGAAACGATTTTTCCAGCTTTTTGTAATTAATTTTATGAAATGAGATATATATAAAAGTAGTTGAGAAAAACACTCAAAATTTATTTTGTTATATGATTTAATGCAATATTTTATACAAATTTATTATTTTATATTTAATTTTCTTAATATTGTGTACATTATCATAAAATTTCCTAAATCTACTCAAATAGGTTTATATTTGGTATAAGGGAATAACAAAAATCTTGGCGATAAAAGAGACTGACTATCTCAGTTGTGTAGGTAGTGGATTAAAAACAGGAGAATATTTGGTTTCATTTAAATATTTAGTGTCATTCTACCACAACCCTGCCTGTTCTGAGTATTGTGATTGTAAATTCTTCAACAATTTCTCTGCCTCTGAGTTTCCTCCACATTTTTTCCCTTATCATATCGGTAAGCTGGATAGCATTATATTCGACAATTATACCAGCCTTATCTGCATTATCAAAAACAAGCTTTGGAATATCAAAGAGGTCTGTGCCTTTTCCTATTTTTACAATTATCGGTGCTATCATCTCAAAGATTCTTATTGTATTCATTGCTTTTTCAAGATTATGTCTCGCTCTTTTTTCAGTTATGCTTATATTGGAACGGGAAATATTCATTATTTTTGCAATTTCATTCTGGATATATCCTTCAGAACGAAGCTGAAGCACCTGTATTTGCGAAGGTGTCAGAAACGATTTCTTGGTTAGGTCTTCCAGAGTATGGCCTTCGAGAATATCTATTGTTGGTCTTATTACAAAACTTCTTTTTTTTCTATTTCTTTTTACCATAATCCAGCCTCTCTGTCAAATAATAGTGGCTGCATAACTGCATCCATCATACTCCAATTTAATTAAACAATATATATTACATATATGCGCATTTTCAAAAATAACTGAAAAATCATCCCTCAATCAACCGCTTATAATTGAAAGGTTGGAGGTGAAATGTCCTAAAAAAAGATTGGGAACATTCCACCTATTCTTTAATCTAGATATACCGAATGTAAACATTATTATAAATTTTACAACAATCTTCGCATGTGTATGTCAACAATTCTGTTAACATGTCCAGAAAGATTAAATATCTGATACCACATAAGATTATAAAGTTAACAGTCAGGTATATTTTTCAATGTGATAGATGCAGAGAGTTAGCTGTAGATGCTAATTTTTGCCAGTGGTTGGGAGGCATAACTATTATGTGAAGGATTCATATCCTCTTCCGGGTAGCTCAACCTCTCCACCGTCTTCAGTTATAAGTTTTCTTCCAGCACCCGTAATATAACCTATATGCGTGATTTCAACACTCTCGCTAAGGGCTTTCCTCAACGGCTCAAAATCCCCCTTATCTATTGTAAAAAGAAGTTCAAAATCTCCGCCTTTATGAAATATAATCTCTCTTTCTGGTATGTCTACAAGATGGCTTACCTTCTTCACTCCCCTGCTTCTGGGAACTTTTTTTTCAAAAACTTCAAAGCCAGAGTTGCTTTTCTCTGCTATTTCATAGAGGCTAAAAGCAAGGCCGTCACTTATATCCATACAGCATTTTGAATACTCTGCTATAATATTACCTTCCCTGACCCTTGCTATTGGCTCGAATGCTGCCTTTAAGAGATACTCTTTTTCGGGAATATCAAGCTTATTAACAAGGCAGTAAAAGCCAGCGGCAGCTTCCCCTATTTTTCCAGTTACACATATTAAATCTCCTATTCTGGCTGAATCCCTTCTCATAACCCTATCTGCTTCTCCAAGAGCTGTAACAACGACTGTAAGTTCACTGTGTGCCTTTGTATCCCCTCCGATTACACATGTATTATGATATCTGCAGGCTTCTTTAATACCTGAGGCGAATTCTCTCAGGTCTTCTACTCTCATATCTTCCCTTAAGCCAAGAGAGAGCAGGATGCCTGATGGCAGGGCACCCATTGATGCAATATCGCTGAGGGAGGCATTTACAGAATACCAGCCCACCTGCCATGGAGACATCTCACGCGGGACATGGGTTTTTTCTCTGACCATGTCGCTGCTCGCCACAATAAGTCTTTTATTTATTTTCAGAACTGCTGCATCGTCTCCTATACCAGTATCGACATTGCTGCAGGGATTAAAATACTCTTCCAGAATATTTATTATTTTCCTTTCTCCTACCCGAAAAAGCTTCATAACATAAAATTCCTCCTTTTAAAATTAAAATTTTGGGTGTGGTCACATCACAATATATTATAATTTCCTTTTATCTTTTTAGCCAAGTTTCCAGGCCTCGCCTCGAACAAGTTTTCTATATTTTGAATGTATTTCAAGCAGGTCATCAGGGCTGCTTTTTCCGATTACAGCATATTTCCGGTTATTTTTAAACCCGGCAATTTCAACTGCTTTACTCTTGCTCCCTTCAGAGAAGGCATTGAATAAAGGTTTGAGTGAGTAAAGACTCTCAGAGGCAACGGCAATATCACCATAGGGGAGTGAATAAGAATTACCATTGAAAACTATGGCTAAACCACCTTTCCGCTTAACCTCCCTGAGCATTTTATAATCTGTTATACTATCTCCGGTGGCAACAGAAGATTTGATTTCTCCGCCATCTCTTTTTAAAAACTCCCTGAGAGTTGTAGCCTTTCTTGTTCCTCCCATAACTTCAATTTCATTGAAAACCTTCCCTAACTCTGTCTTTTGAAATTCTTTGAAGAAAAAACTGTCAAGAAGCTCCTTAATAGTATCATCACCAGCCTTTTTGGGAAGTTCAAGAATCCTGTCCTCAACTTCAGCCACAAGCTCTATACCTTCAAGTCCTCTGAATTTCTCAAGGTCAAGCTCTGTACATGCTACATTTTCAGGCTTTACTTCAAGCTTTTCTGCTATATTCATAGCATGCTGTATATAGCTTGTTGAAATTATATAGACATTCCATCTCCCGGCTTTTAACTCTGAGATAAGCCTCTTTGCCCCCTGTATAATCTTCGCCTTCTCAGACACACTTTTAATGTCATTATCAGTTATATTGTGATAAACTAGGAATGGTACTATAAGCTTTAGAGTATCGCCCGGCTCGTAACCTGCTCTGCTCTCGAGAGTCAGTATGTCATCATACCTTGAAATTATCTCAAAAATTTTATATCCATTTCTGATTAAGCCTGAAACCTCATAGGCATTATCCTGTGGTGAAAGAGGACCTTCAAGGTCAAAGAAAGCCTGCATAATTAATCTCCGGTTATCTTGATGCCTGTTAACAATCACAGGAATTTTCCAAAGTCTGAAGTGTCAGTATCCTCCCAGACCTGAGTCAGAACCTGCAATAAAGAACTGAAGATATTTCATGCCAAGGTTCGGGTATATTTCAAAGGCAAAATCTCTGTAGGTGTATACATGTTTATTCAGAAAGTCGACAATTCTCACTGCCTTTCTGACTTCAACATCTGTTACCATGCTGGTTGTTTTGAAGGCATCAAGCCTTGCTATATAATCTATCATACCTGCCACTCCAAGACTCCAGAAATAGGTTGAGATAAAATCCCATGGTTTTGTCAGACTTTCTCTGAGATTCTGAATAAGGTAGTACTTCATAAGTTCTGAAGCTTTCAGGCTTAAGGGCTGTGTGAATATGTCATGAAGATTGTCATTAAAATTCACTTTTTTTCTCCTCCAATCTTTATGCCAAGTTTCTTCACAGCATATTCAGGGTTTATCTCAAACTCAAAGATACTGTTGAGAATGGATGAAAAGCCAATAAAGTCCATATCGATAGGTGTCCCGGTTCTTGTCTGCTCTATAAATTCTTCTACATCGTAGTTCTGCAGGAAATCTTCAATAGAGCTTAGATTTCCTGTGGTTACCAGTGGCTTTGAACCGAGTTCTGACCCGATTTTCCTTACCAGTCCTGTCAGGAGTAAAATGCTCTTATATATACTGATATTCTCTTTTATAAGCGCATCAGAAATAATAGAATAGAGTTTTTCCAGAGCTTCCCACTCTATTTTTTGTCTGCTTGGATTGTGAAAGTAAACCACCTCATCCTGAGAGGATAGAGGCGGGTTCTCTGCTTGGAGAAATTCTTTAAGGAGAAGTTTTTTATCAATAATCTCCCCTTTTTCGAGAGATACACCAGAACATGCCCATTTCACATCCACAACAATATTTTTATTCCTGAGCATAACAGCAGAAAAAGGATATTTTCTGCATGTTGAGAATTTATTTAATTTTCCTGATTTTTTATGAAGACTGCAGAACTTTCCTTCTAGAAAAGGGCATGGATGCTTCAAAAAATTGCCATTTTCACGTATTTCATAAAATTTGCTATATCCCATTGCTTCAAACTTTTTAATTTCATCTTCATAAATTCTGATGTCTTCAAAAAGTGTGCAGCATCCATTGCATTCTTCAATATTGCAGAGATATCTGACTCCTTCCGGAAAGGTAGTGTGAATCTGCATGGTACCTCTGGGAAGGTTAACGGTTATAAAAAAAGTTAGTTACTCACTTTTTTTGTAATATTCTATCAAACAAATTTTATATATGTGGAATTCCAAGTATATATTAATAAAGTTGAGTGAGGGAGCTTAATGAAGAGGTTCAGAAACTCTCATACTAAAGTTAAGACGATTTTAAGCGTTTTTGAAGGGTGTGAAAAGCTTACAATAAAGGATATTATAACCCGGCTGGAGGACAGAGGATATACAATAAAAAAGAATCATCTTAGAATGTTTATTTACTATAATATGCTGTTCAAATATTTGAAGAAGGAAAGCATAAGGGGAGTATGTTACTATTACCTTATAACCTGATTTTTATGTGAGAAAAATTTCATAAAGTTTGAGTACGTGAATGAAGAGTCTAACCCTGACATTAGGTAAATTGATAAATGATGATGTCAGAGAGTTGTGGCACTGCCATGCTCGAAGTATTGTCTTGCCGGAGGTGCAAAGATGAGAAAGAGCAGTAAAAATGTGGTTATATTGGGTATAATAGAGGATATAATAAAGCGGTCTCATAAAAATAATTCAAAAATGTGGAGGGAGATGGCGAGAAGGCTTTCACGCTCGGCTTCCAGGTCCGCAGAGGTTAATATAAGCAGAATAGCACGGTATACTGCTGAAAGTGACGTTGTAGCTGTGCCAGGTAAAGTTCTTAGTTCCGGTGTAATAAATCACAAAGTTACTGTGGCTGCTTATGCTTTTTCGAAAAAGGCAAGAGAGAAGATTATGAATTCAGGCGGAGAGTGTTTGAGTCTCACCGAACTGGCTGACAGAATCCCAGATGGTAAAGGTATAAGGATAATGGAGTGATTCTCATGAAGATATTCGATGCGTCAGGGGTTGTTCTTGGAAGGCTTGCAAGTAATGTGGCTAAAGATATCCTTAGTAATGAGGATGTGATTGTTGTTAATGCTGAAGAAGCTATAATAACGGGCAATAAGAAAAATATCCTTGAAAAATATATGCACAGGATAAACAGGAGAAGCCTTGTGAATCCGGCAAGACATGGTCCCTTTTTCCCGAAACGCCCAGATAGAATAATTAAAAGGACTGTTAGAGGTATGGTACCATACAAGCAGGAAAAGGGTAGAAAAGCTTATAAGAGACTTAAAGTTTATGTAGGTATTCCTGAAGAGTATTCTGATACAGCAAAGATTGTACTGGAAGATTCAACATATAAGAAGCTTAGTGTTCCGAAATATATTAAGCTGGGAGAACTGAGCAGACTTTTAGGTGCTCGATTCTGAGGTGATATTGATGGTTTTAATTCAGAAAAGTGGGAAAAGAAAGACTTCTATTGCAAAAGCCACCCTCAAGGAGGGCAAGGGGAAGATAAGAATCAATAGTATTCCTGTAGAACTTTATCAACCAGAGCTGGCAAGAATGAAGATTATGGAAGTTCTCGAGCTTGCAGGAGATTCAAGATATCAGGTGGATATAAATCTCAAAGTTAGTGGTGGAGGTTTCATGGGTCAGGCAGAAGCTGCGAAAACTGCAATCGGCAGGGCCCTTGTAGAGTACAACACAAAACTCAAAGAAATCTTTATGAGCTATGACAAGACTATACTCAAGGGCGACTCCAGAAGAGTTGAGACAAAGAAGTACGGTGGGCCTGGTGCAAGAGCCAAGGTTCAGAAATCTTACAGGTGATATTTATGATAATACCTGTGAGATGTTTTTCATGTGGTGCTGTGATAGGCAATAAGTATGAAGAGTTTACAGAGAAGCTCAGACAGGGAAAGGATGCAAAAGAAGCTTTTGATGAGATTGGAGTGACAAGATACTGTTGCAGGAGAATGATGTTGAGCCACAGGGATTTCATAGATGAGGTAATAAAACTACAGGAAAAAGGGGCCGTAGGGTAGCCTGGACCATCCTACCAGCTCGGGGTGCTGGTGACCTGAGTTCAAATCTCAGCGGCCCCATTTCTGGAGAGCTCTTCGGGGCTCTCCTTTAAAATCATTAAAATAT
The genomic region above belongs to archaeon BMS3Bbin15 and contains:
- a CDS encoding 50S ribosomal protein L18e produces the protein MRKSSKNVVILGIIEDIIKRSHKNNSKMWREMARRLSRSASRSAEVNISRIARYTAESDVVAVPGKVLSSGVINHKVTVAAYAFSKKAREKIMNSGGECLSLTELADRIPDGKGIRIME
- a CDS encoding haloacid dehalogenase-like hydrolase, whose amino-acid sequence is MQAFFDLEGPLSPQDNAYEVSGLIRNGYKIFEIISRYDDILTLESRAGYEPGDTLKLIVPFLVYHNITDNDIKSVSEKAKIIQGAKRLISELKAGRWNVYIISTSYIQHAMNIAEKLEVKPENVACTELDLEKFRGLEGIELVAEVEDRILELPKKAGDDTIKELLDSFFFKEFQKTELGKVFNEIEVMGGTRKATTLREFLKRDGGEIKSSVATGDSITDYKMLREVKRKGGLAIVFNGNSYSLPYGDIAVASESLYSLKPLFNAFSEGSKSKAVEIAGFKNNRKYAVIGKSSPDDLLEIHSKYRKLVRGEAWKLG
- the thiL gene encoding thiamine-monophosphate kinase; amino-acid sequence: MKLFRVGERKIINILEEYFNPCSNVDTGIGDDAAVLKINKRLIVASSDMVREKTHVPREMSPWQVGWYSVNASLSDIASMGALPSGILLSLGLREDMRVEDLREFASGIKEACRYHNTCVIGGDTKAHSELTVVVTALGEADRVMRRDSARIGDLICVTGKIGEAAAGFYCLVNKLDIPEKEYLLKAAFEPIARVREGNIIAEYSKCCMDISDGLAFSLYEIAEKSNSGFEVFEKKVPRSRGVKKVSHLVDIPEREIIFHKGGDFELLFTIDKGDFEPLRKALSESVEITHIGYITGAGRKLITEDGGEVELPGRGYESFT
- the modA gene encoding molybdate-binding periplasmic protein precursor, with amino-acid sequence MKTRINTEKAWNSGRIVHRGSYISLIMKALIILTLLTIPLLTSGCTTNNKEDSITVLAAASLTEAFQELSHDFKAKYHIKVEPDFAGSNTLAIDIEHGAYADVYASANEKYMTDLIKRGYVNKSIAFTRNKLVLVVPKTNPANITSVADLRRNVKLVIANRGVPVGIYTRKALLNLDSIYGNGFANQVLSHVVSEGIDVKGVLTKVVMDEADAGFVYSSDALTANGKVKVIELPENGGGVSPKYYIGILTGSKNQKDARKFINFILSPEGRKILKKYGFEAEK
- the modB gene encoding molybdenum transport system permease protein ModB gives rise to the protein MKLFAAICTLAGVIVAAFIFFPIISVLINAFHAPPALLLSHDTVAAIKLSLITATLSTLIIFILGTPLAYYLARTNSAFSRVLDLFLGLEMVLPPAVAGIALLAAFGRTGLLGRYLAEFGITLPFTTAAVVIAQTFVALPLYVNPVRAGYASVNRNLEGAAFTLGASELYTFLKISFPLARNATLAGAVMSWSRAMGEFGATIMFAGNFVGRTQTMPLAVYSALQVSFNKAMVVAALLIILSLVILIAFEAISKRSSKRSDSNA
- the rpsI gene encoding 30S ribosomal protein S9; this translates as MVLIQKSGKRKTSIAKATLKEGKGKIRINSIPVELYQPELARMKIMEVLELAGDSRYQVDINLKVSGGGFMGQAEAAKTAIGRALVEYNTKLKEIFMSYDKTILKGDSRRVETKKYGGPGARAKVQKSYR
- the cysA_4 gene encoding sulfate/thiosulfate import ATP-binding protein CysA; this translates as MLDMHIFKHLPKFELKIRLKMQNGILAILGENGFGKTTILKAIAGLITPDEGYINLDNTVIFNSKSNINLPPQRRNISYVFQELALFPHMSVYENIAFGLKVKGYPAVKIKKEVNNMMQTFKLEDFSSYLPGEISGGQQQRVALARALVAKPEIFLLDEPFSSQDPESKRKIRDEVKTILNKISIPTILVTHDFQDAITLAERVCTVTKDKEHHILQDIHITENDFLSSKHDFQGKAEAVFSNDTA
- the rplM gene encoding 50S ribosomal protein L13; its protein translation is MKIFDASGVVLGRLASNVAKDILSNEDVIVVNAEEAIITGNKKNILEKYMHRINRRSLVNPARHGPFFPKRPDRIIKRTVRGMVPYKQEKGRKAYKRLKVYVGIPEEYSDTAKIVLEDSTYKKLSVPKYIKLGELSRLLGARF
- a CDS encoding 6-pyruvoyl tetrahydropterin synthase, which produces MKIKIDGAEAKVVFEACHLVPGNGKCSRLHPHFHKVSVVIDGSLSSKRRVLHLYKLKYMILEICNELDGKVLLAQYPENIMHVEKNSNSVKVSVNGKTYSLPEEDVMQLPISSLNTEDMCLYFSDRIIRGIKDEFDISRINWVEVIFDEGHGQIAANRVILSQSPTAKARQTV
- a CDS encoding putative transcriptional regulator; amino-acid sequence: MVKRNRKKRSFVIRPTIDILEGHTLEDLTKKSFLTPSQIQVLQLRSEGYIQNEIAKIMNISRSNISITEKRARHNLEKAMNTIRIFEMIAPIIVKIGKGTDLFDIPKLVFDNADKAGIIVEYNAIQLTDMIREKMWRKLRGREIVEEFTITILRTGRVVVE